The following is a genomic window from Candidatus Thermoplasmatota archaeon.
GGACATTATACCTCAGCATCCGTCCTGAAATCGTGAGTGTCGCCAACGACGCCGTCAGGAACTACTGGACGCTCGAGTGCTGCAGGAGCCTGAGAACCCGCCTCGATGCTGTTGCCGAGGCCTTCAAGATGGACCCTCTCACGAAGGAGGGGCTCGTCGCTCTCGGACACAGCGAGAGGATCGCGGACGGTATCGTGAGGGCGGTTGATCACTACGGAACCGTGGACCTGGACAGGTACAGGCTCATGCTCGTCGACGCGCTCAAGTATCTGCTCCCGGAATCACGGCCCGCTCCTCCTGAGGAGAAAGATGAGGAAGAGGAGTCGGAGCTGGACGAGTACGTCCTAGAGCTCATAGGGAAGCTGGACACAGACGGGAAGGGAGCCGACTGGGAGACCCTGCTCGAAGCGTCGAAGAAGGATGGGGTTCAGAAGGACGACCTGGAACAGACCGTGAACAGCTTGCTCGACAATGGCCGTGCCTACGAACCCGTAATTGGTAAGCTGAAGCGGATTTGAGGTCGCGGTCTCGATACCTTTCGTCCAGGGATCTGACACGCTTTCGCCGTGAGGCTGGTGTTCTGGTCACAGGTGTGGCCGAGAATGGCAGTCGACAGTAATGCAAAAAGACTTTATTTTCCTCTCGCTATATCCACTCAATGATTGGGATGCCTCTGCGAATTCCGCTTTCTCGACAGTCCGAGGAAGAGCTTCAGTATGATCCAGTCGGGGTCAGGAGGATCCCAACAGGCGTCGCGGACTTCGACACGATAATCAAGGGCGGGCTTCCCTCGGGATCGCTCGTCCTGCTGCTCGGCGACATGGGAGCGGGACAGCAGGAGTACATCTACACGAGCATAGCGAAGCTCGGCATGGTGAAAGGCAACCCTCAAACGAGGAAGTACTACCTAGGTCACGCGTGCGACGACGGCGTGCTTCCCGAGAAGGTGGAGTACATCACGTTCTCGAGGTCGAGGGAGGACATACTCAGGGAAGTGGCAACATCCTTCAATCCTCATTTCTACAACGCCCTCAAGAAGTACACGACATTCAGGGATTTCAGCGGACATTACTTCAGGCACACGATCGTCCCTTCTAGCTGGACAAGCGGGGAGAACGTCCCGTTCGGCGAGAAGCCTCCGGAACTTCTTGAGTCCGTGGTGGAATTCTTGGACTCCAACGCAACGAGGTCCATGGTCGTAATCGACTCGATAACCGACCTCGCGGAGTCGGACATAGTCCACCCGAAGGACTTGATATCGACGATAAAGGGGATGCAGCGGGCATCGAAGAGATGGGACGGAATCGTCTATCTGCTGCTCACGAGAGGGATAATGGATGAGAAACACGAGCAGATGCTCATCGACAGCGTCGACGGCGTCATCGTCTTCGAGTGGAAGAACTACCTCACGAGCAGCAAAAGGCAACGGTACATGTACGTCGGCAAGTTCATGAGCGTCCTGCCCCATCTCGAGATGGAGAAGATCGCCCGCTTCCCGACGATGGTGACGAGCAACCACGGGCTGGTCGTCATGTACCAGGAAAGAATAGCGTAGGTGGGATTGTGGAGCTAATAGGAACAGGCGTTGAGGGGCTTGACGAGATGCTTGGTGGAGGGATTCCGAGGAACCATATAGTGACCGTCCTCGGCGCGTTCGGAACGGGCAAAACGACGCTCAGCCTCCAGTTCATCATGGAGGGTCTGACCAAGGGCGAGAAGTGCATATTCATAACCCTCGAGGAGGCCGTTGAATCGATAAAGATGA
Proteins encoded in this region:
- a CDS encoding recombinase RecA, producing MPLRIPLSRQSEEELQYDPVGVRRIPTGVADFDTIIKGGLPSGSLVLLLGDMGAGQQEYIYTSIAKLGMVKGNPQTRKYYLGHACDDGVLPEKVEYITFSRSREDILREVATSFNPHFYNALKKYTTFRDFSGHYFRHTIVPSSWTSGENVPFGEKPPELLESVVEFLDSNATRSMVVIDSITDLAESDIVHPKDLISTIKGMQRASKRWDGIVYLLLTRGIMDEKHEQMLIDSVDGVIVFEWKNYLTSSKRQRYMYVGKFMSVLPHLEMEKIARFPTMVTSNHGLVVMYQERIA